In Paenibacillus sp. JQZ6Y-1, the following proteins share a genomic window:
- a CDS encoding DUF3048 domain-containing protein → MMVLLFKEELMNVSPSLKRSRWCCTLLLTVVLTACQSEETAQPAPPTVSVPEQTTPTEPTPTEAAQQPAYTTPLTGLEVEQQDTVRPIAVMINNAPAARPQSGLAQADMVYEVLAEGGITRLIAVYQSYHGDVTIGPVRSIRPYLINIGDTLHALLVHAGGSTEAYSILQNGGKEHLDEITNASAPFWRDSSRKAPHNLYTNEVKLREAAQKKGYAETVTLPTFSFVQGEQQSATASADSEQAHRIELRFLLDSYKVGYMYNEATGLYKRQMNDEDHIDLNTGKVLTAANVLVLGGDYKVLDDVGRLSLDIDSGGEAILFQQGKQIAGQWSRKSGDVIRFYQGGKEVPFVPGVTYYNIVPNSGSFDSHLIIDGEKMEDNG, encoded by the coding sequence ATGATGGTTCTGCTATTCAAGGAGGAACTGATGAACGTATCGCCATCCCTGAAAAGAAGTCGCTGGTGCTGTACTCTTCTACTTACTGTTGTATTGACAGCATGTCAATCTGAAGAAACCGCCCAGCCAGCTCCACCCACTGTATCGGTACCGGAACAAACGACACCAACCGAGCCGACGCCAACAGAAGCGGCTCAGCAGCCAGCGTATACTACGCCGCTCACTGGTTTGGAAGTGGAGCAGCAAGACACTGTGCGACCCATTGCCGTTATGATCAACAATGCGCCTGCCGCTCGTCCGCAATCTGGCTTGGCGCAGGCGGATATGGTATACGAGGTGCTGGCAGAAGGCGGCATTACGCGGTTAATCGCCGTTTACCAGAGTTATCACGGTGACGTGACGATTGGTCCAGTACGCAGCATTCGTCCGTACTTGATTAACATCGGCGACACGCTACATGCGCTGTTGGTTCATGCTGGTGGCAGTACCGAAGCGTATTCGATTTTGCAAAACGGTGGCAAGGAGCATCTGGATGAGATCACCAACGCAAGCGCTCCATTCTGGCGTGATTCTAGCCGCAAGGCACCGCATAACCTGTATACAAATGAGGTCAAGCTACGCGAAGCAGCACAGAAAAAGGGCTATGCCGAAACGGTAACACTGCCGACATTTTCCTTTGTACAAGGGGAACAACAGTCAGCGACTGCATCAGCAGATTCCGAACAGGCACATCGCATCGAGCTTCGTTTTCTGCTCGACAGCTACAAGGTGGGGTATATGTACAATGAAGCTACTGGCTTGTATAAACGCCAGATGAACGATGAGGATCATATCGATCTGAATACAGGCAAGGTGCTGACCGCTGCAAATGTACTTGTACTTGGCGGTGACTATAAAGTACTGGACGATGTAGGTCGGCTCAGTCTGGATATCGATTCCGGCGGGGAGGCGATTTTATTCCAACAGGGCAAACAGATAGCTGGACAATGGAGTCGCAAATCCGGTGATGTGATTCGTTTTTATCAGGGCGGCAAGGAAGTACCTTTTGTACCCGGAGTGACCTACTATAACATTGTGCCGAACAGCGGTTCATTTGACAGCCATTTGATTATTGATGGTGAAAAAATGGAGGATAATGGATAA